The genomic stretch CGATCCGCGCCAGCCCCACCACCTTGATGTGCAGCGTCTCGCCGCGCGCCACCGCCGCCTCAAGCTCGGCGCGGGTGACGTCGCGCAGGCCCATCTCCAGCGTGTGGCGCTCGATGGATCGGCTGACGGCATCCGCCTCGGCGGTCAACTGGTTGCGGATGGCCGTGCGGATGAAGTCGCTGCGGTTGCCGTAGAAGCCTTCCTGCACCAGCAGGTCGATCCGGCCGAGGTCCACATGGCCCAGGTTGATGGTGATCTTCTCGTTGTCGAGCAGCTTTGCAGGTTTCTGATTCATCTTCTTGCCATCCATGTAGATGGTATATGGAGGATCATGGCCCCAGCGCAAGGGGGAACGAAAGCTTTTCCGCGGCTGGACGGGTCCGCGAAAAAGGCCGGGCCGCAGGCGTCGGGGGTGACGCCTGCGGCCCGGTTCTGCTGCGGCCTGCCGGCCGGGGACGGTCCCGTTACAGGACGAAGTCGCCCGCCGTCAGGGTGCGAAGCCCGGTCAACTCGATCTCGAACTCGGCCTGGGTGTCGTTGTCGGTGCTGCCCTGGATGATGGTGTTGCCGTTCTGCTGGAAGACCCGCAGCCCGCCGTTGGCATTGCCGTTGGTGAAGTTGCCCCCGTTGATGAAGGTGAAGGCCTGGTCGCCGTTGTTGCCGCCCCCGGTGCGGGCGTCGATGCCGGCCAGGTCGATCAGCTCACCCGCCACGTTCACCTCGAAGTCGCGGATCACGTCCCGCGTCCCGGCCCCCGGCCCGCTGTCGGACCCGAAGCTGAACACGAAGCGGTCGGCCCCCGCGCCGCCCGACAGGAAGTCCCGTCCGGCGCCGCCGTTCAGGACATCGTTGCCGGCATCCCCCAGCAGCACGTCGTTGCCCGTCAGGCCGTTCAGCGCGTCGTTGCCGGCAAAGCCCAGCAGCAGGTCCGCGACGTTGTTGGCGCCGTTCAGGGTCTGGTTGGCCGTCGTGCCCTGCCGCAGGGTCATCACCGTGCCGCCGAAGCTGAGTTCCTCGACGTTGGACAGCGTATCGGTCCCGTCGGTGCCGGAAAGCGCCGTCACCACGACGCTTGTCCCGTTCAGGGCAAAGCCGTAGTTCGTGGCCGCCCCGCCGAACATCGCCCGGTCCGTCCCCGCGCCGCCGTCAAGCGCGTCGTTGCCCGCCCCGCCGGTCAGCGCGTCATTGCCATCCCCCCCGTTCAGCGAGTCGTTGCCGCCGCCGCCGTTGAGGTTGTCG from Paracoccus sp. MC1862 encodes the following:
- a CDS encoding CopG family transcriptional regulator produces the protein MNQKPAKLLDNEKITINLGHVDLGRIDLLVQEGFYGNRSDFIRTAIRNQLTAEADAVSRSIERHTLEMGLRDVTRAELEAAVARGETLHIKVVGLARIAPDIDPELARAAIGSLTVLGALQAPPAIKAALKDRIT